One window from the genome of Magnetococcales bacterium encodes:
- the apgM gene encoding 2,3-bisphosphoglycerate-independent phosphoglycerate mutase produces MNREQPGLMVILDGLGDRPVAELAGQTPLEAALTPHLDQLAEQGLTGLVDPIAPGIAVSTDVGVGQLMGFFPSMAKVPARGVVEAAGIGWPLQAGDVALRCNFATVQLQDLAQKSSDRPALGDPSTERPSSNPWRIIDRRAGRIQPPDTVALAETLNREMGVWQGIGVRIKAATGHRAVMLLRGKGLSADITDADPGAGGEGAGVLACLPQPGKSTEASWKAAEAVNQFVKRSFDLLWDHPINRRRLEEGLLPGNILLPRKAGGAWSGRGVLGSLGLKGAVVAGERTVIGLGRLLGFKVLTDARFTGGIKTDLEAKVKMALVALKTHDLVFLHIKGPDLFAHDGHPLGKKKVIEQIDQALAPLVRISGKACIAIAADHTTPSATGRHSGDPVPVILVSPNQPGDGVSLYGERACRDGGLGRLAAHGFLQRLLSTMGVNSLNLQEKKLFTTRLKE; encoded by the coding sequence GTGAATAGAGAGCAGCCTGGATTGATGGTCATACTGGATGGTTTGGGGGATCGTCCCGTGGCCGAACTGGCGGGCCAAACGCCCCTGGAAGCGGCACTCACCCCCCATCTGGACCAGTTGGCAGAGCAGGGCCTCACAGGGCTTGTGGATCCCATAGCGCCGGGTATCGCAGTCTCCACCGATGTGGGGGTGGGGCAGTTGATGGGCTTTTTTCCCTCCATGGCTAAAGTGCCAGCCCGGGGCGTGGTCGAGGCAGCCGGGATCGGTTGGCCACTGCAAGCCGGGGATGTGGCGCTCCGCTGTAATTTTGCCACAGTCCAACTCCAAGACCTGGCGCAAAAGTCCTCTGACCGGCCTGCTTTGGGAGATCCTTCGACGGAAAGGCCTTCAAGCAACCCCTGGCGGATTATTGATCGCCGAGCGGGCCGCATCCAACCTCCGGATACGGTCGCCCTGGCCGAAACCCTGAACCGGGAGATGGGGGTGTGGCAGGGAATCGGGGTGCGTATCAAAGCCGCGACAGGCCACCGGGCCGTGATGCTTTTGAGGGGGAAGGGGCTCTCTGCCGATATCACCGATGCAGACCCCGGTGCGGGGGGGGAGGGGGCTGGTGTGTTGGCGTGCCTGCCTCAACCTGGGAAATCCACCGAAGCCTCCTGGAAGGCCGCCGAGGCGGTCAATCAGTTCGTGAAGCGTTCCTTCGATCTGTTGTGGGATCATCCCATCAATCGCCGCCGGCTGGAGGAGGGGCTTTTGCCCGGCAATATCCTTCTGCCCCGCAAAGCTGGAGGGGCTTGGTCGGGGAGGGGAGTGCTCGGTTCTCTGGGACTCAAGGGAGCGGTGGTGGCAGGGGAGCGAACCGTGATTGGCCTGGGGCGGCTACTGGGTTTCAAGGTTTTGACGGATGCCCGTTTTACTGGTGGGATCAAAACCGATCTGGAGGCCAAGGTCAAAATGGCCCTGGTCGCATTGAAAACCCACGACCTGGTATTTCTTCACATCAAGGGGCCGGACCTTTTTGCCCACGATGGCCATCCCTTGGGTAAAAAAAAGGTCATTGAACAGATCGATCAGGCTTTGGCCCCTTTGGTCCGGATCTCCGGCAAGGCCTGCATCGCCATAGCCGCCGATCATACCACCCCCTCTGCCACGGGTCGCCACAGTGGTGATCCGGTGCCGGTGATTTTGGTTTCCCCGAACCAGCCCGGGGATGGGGTTTCGCTTTATGGGGAGCGCGCCTGTCGGGATGGGGGGCTGGGACGATTGGCCGCCCATGGCTTTTTGCAACGGCTTTTATCAACCATGGGGGTGAACTCCCTGAACCTTCAAGAAAAAAAACTCTTTACAACCAGGCTGAAAGAGTGA
- a CDS encoding CDP-alcohol phosphatidyltransferase family protein, with amino-acid sequence MGNLKKPLLTPNQITVSRFVLIFPLFALWFAMPDVTTRTLICLTFTLIFAFDAVDGLVARTYNMGSTFGVYFDPIVDHISYFALCIMLIDAGYLSLWFLFLIIIRDLLVVFIKQYAAAMNQVIKASFLAKAKAELVSVPLACLYLMNVVDATIQPLILLGIVVYLLSFKYIFKATYEHTVTLRAALVVLAVIFWLRPEEIELAVYYETIYTWMTLIAVWGSAALYFWNSWDLLFSESKGV; translated from the coding sequence ATGGGAAACCTGAAAAAACCACTGCTGACACCCAATCAGATCACCGTTTCGCGGTTTGTTCTGATCTTCCCCCTGTTCGCCCTGTGGTTTGCCATGCCGGATGTTACCACCCGCACTCTCATCTGCCTTACTTTTACCTTGATTTTTGCTTTCGACGCCGTGGATGGTCTGGTGGCCCGCACTTACAACATGGGCTCCACCTTCGGGGTCTACTTTGATCCCATCGTCGATCATATTTCTTATTTTGCCTTGTGCATCATGTTGATTGATGCCGGTTACCTCTCCTTGTGGTTTCTTTTCCTGATCATTATCCGGGATCTGCTGGTGGTTTTTATCAAACAATATGCCGCCGCCATGAACCAAGTGATCAAAGCCTCTTTTTTGGCCAAGGCCAAGGCAGAACTGGTTTCGGTGCCCCTGGCCTGCCTCTACCTGATGAACGTGGTGGATGCCACCATACAGCCCCTGATTTTGCTGGGAATCGTAGTCTATCTTCTCTCTTTCAAATATATTTTCAAGGCGACCTACGAGCACACTGTGACCCTTCGGGCTGCCCTGGTGGTGCTCGCGGTGATTTTTTGGCTGCGTCCTGAGGAAATTGAACTCGCTGTTTACTATGAAACCATCTACACCTGGATGACCCTGATCGCGGTCTGGGGCTCGGCAGCCCTCTATTTTTGGAATAGCTGGGATCTCCTCTTTTCCGAGAGCAAGGGCGTATGA
- a CDS encoding TetR family transcriptional regulator C-terminal domain-containing protein has product MKRNADQTRERLLEAAHYEIHRKGFQAASLTDILSRAGLTKGAMYHHFANKKALGYAVVEERIKLDMEEVLLRPLKENVHFIDGFHQSLKDGSELHGEDLVTLGCPLNNLAQEMSLIDEGFRLRLDAVFRWWRDRMAEGFRQAQKRGEVRREIDPEKTAIFIQASMEGCVSIAKNAQSREIFQNCLTSLSDYLNTLRAT; this is encoded by the coding sequence ATGAAACGCAATGCCGACCAAACCCGGGAGCGGCTGCTGGAAGCGGCTCACTATGAGATCCATCGCAAGGGATTTCAAGCCGCTTCCCTCACCGACATCCTGTCTCGGGCCGGGCTTACCAAAGGGGCCATGTATCACCATTTTGCCAACAAAAAAGCCCTGGGCTATGCCGTGGTGGAAGAGCGAATCAAACTCGACATGGAGGAGGTTCTCCTTCGACCGCTCAAAGAAAATGTGCACTTTATCGACGGTTTTCACCAATCCCTTAAAGATGGCTCCGAGCTGCACGGGGAGGACCTGGTCACCTTGGGGTGTCCGTTGAACAATCTGGCCCAGGAGATGTCCCTGATCGATGAGGGGTTTCGTTTGCGGTTGGATGCGGTTTTTCGCTGGTGGCGTGATCGGATGGCCGAAGGCTTCCGCCAGGCCCAGAAGCGAGGGGAAGTCCGCCGGGAGATCGACCCGGAAAAAACCGCCATCTTCATACAAGCTTCCATGGAGGGGTGTGTCAGCATCGCCAAAAATGCCCAGAGCCGGGAGATTTTCCAAAACTGTCTCACCTCCCTGAGCGACTATCTCAACACGCTACGCGCTACCTGA
- a CDS encoding type II toxin-antitoxin system HicB family antitoxin, which produces MAMDDRYNGFTVELFLDEDGDWLAHFEELPTVSAFGASPEEALIELESAWKGVKESYQSQGEKVPLAPSRKIYSGQFNIRIDKRLHRALAMEASRAGTSLNALVATKLSNTVEMD; this is translated from the coding sequence ATCGCCATGGATGATCGCTATAATGGTTTTACAGTAGAGCTGTTTTTGGATGAGGATGGCGACTGGTTGGCTCATTTTGAGGAGCTGCCGACTGTTTCTGCTTTTGGAGCCTCGCCAGAAGAGGCATTAATAGAGCTTGAGAGCGCCTGGAAAGGGGTGAAGGAGAGCTATCAGTCTCAAGGAGAGAAGGTACCCCTTGCGCCCTCTCGGAAGATATATAGTGGTCAGTTTAATATCAGGATCGATAAGCGGCTGCATCGGGCTCTGGCTATGGAGGCGTCCCGAGCTGGTACCAGCTTGAATGCTCTGGTGGCAACCAAGCTCTCCAATACGGTTGAAATGGATTGA
- a CDS encoding dipeptidase, with translation MEQTLKHLRANRAANLETLKRYLEFPSVSANPQRAGDISRCADFTAKLLKQAGLDEVAVHPTPGHPLVTAAWRGAPGKPTVLIYGHYDVQPEDPLDAWEQPPFAPWIKNDRIIARGSADDKGQILMHIQAIEAMRRENRPLPVNVVFLIEGEEEIGSPNLPPFIQTHQKDLQADICLVSDSAMWSTEIPAITMGLRGLVVMEVTVTGPSLDLHSGTYGGAVANPLEALSRMIASLKDDQGRIQVPGFYDRVQPITEAERRDLEEIPFDEKAYLKKIGLDIGWGEEGHTLLEQLWYRPTLEINGLWGGFTGAGIKTVLPSQAHAKITLRLVPDQDPAEMADLVLEHLRRIAPPWVSVEANRLPGGGSAVVVPREIPAMAAATQALTESFGHKPLFIREGGSIPVVAEFKNLLNAYTLLIGFSPPNAKTHSPNENFHLPTFHTGTESLVRLLHHLGEQNPSA, from the coding sequence ATGGAACAGACCCTCAAACACCTGCGTGCCAATCGCGCCGCCAACCTTGAAACCCTGAAACGCTATCTGGAATTTCCCTCGGTCTCTGCCAATCCCCAACGGGCAGGCGATATTTCCCGTTGCGCTGATTTTACCGCCAAACTCCTGAAACAGGCTGGGCTGGATGAGGTCGCTGTTCACCCAACCCCGGGCCACCCCCTGGTGACCGCTGCCTGGCGAGGTGCCCCTGGCAAACCCACGGTGCTGATCTACGGCCACTACGACGTACAGCCCGAAGATCCCCTTGATGCCTGGGAGCAGCCCCCCTTCGCCCCCTGGATCAAGAACGACCGGATCATTGCCCGGGGTTCTGCCGATGATAAGGGGCAGATCCTGATGCACATCCAGGCCATCGAGGCCATGCGCCGGGAAAACCGCCCCCTGCCGGTCAACGTGGTTTTTTTGATCGAAGGGGAGGAGGAGATCGGCTCCCCCAATCTGCCCCCCTTCATTCAAACCCATCAAAAAGACCTCCAGGCCGACATCTGTCTGGTCTCCGACTCCGCCATGTGGAGTACTGAAATCCCGGCGATCACCATGGGGCTGAGAGGTCTGGTGGTGATGGAGGTGACGGTCACCGGCCCCAGCCTGGATCTCCACTCCGGTACTTATGGTGGTGCTGTCGCCAACCCCCTGGAAGCCCTCTCCCGAATGATCGCCTCCCTAAAAGACGATCAGGGGCGCATTCAGGTGCCGGGCTTCTATGATCGGGTGCAGCCCATCACTGAAGCCGAACGCCGGGATCTGGAAGAAATCCCTTTTGATGAGAAAGCCTACCTGAAAAAAATCGGCCTGGATATCGGCTGGGGTGAAGAGGGACACACCCTGCTGGAACAGCTCTGGTATCGCCCCACTCTGGAGATCAACGGCCTTTGGGGGGGATTTACCGGGGCTGGTATCAAAACCGTCCTCCCCTCCCAAGCCCACGCCAAAATCACCCTGCGCCTGGTGCCGGATCAGGATCCCGCAGAAATGGCCGATCTGGTCTTGGAGCACCTGCGTCGCATTGCCCCCCCCTGGGTCTCGGTTGAAGCCAACCGCCTGCCTGGTGGCGGCTCAGCGGTGGTGGTCCCCCGAGAAATCCCCGCCATGGCAGCCGCCACCCAGGCGCTGACCGAAAGTTTCGGCCACAAGCCCCTCTTCATCCGGGAGGGCGGATCCATTCCGGTGGTGGCGGAATTTAAAAACCTTCTCAACGCCTACACCCTGCTGATCGGCTTCAGCCCCCCCAACGCCAAAACCCACTCCCCCAACGAAAATTTCCACCTGCCCACCTTCCATACCGGCACGGAAAGCCTGGTCAGACTGCTCCACCACCTGGGGGAACAGAATCCTTCGGCCTGA
- a CDS encoding JDVT-CTERM system CAAX-type protease: MSRQPARPLDRLIPDPHLWGALLAPLGVWGWLWSQGGGEHFQPGWILIHPGIFLGQALLYPVLEELVFRGMMQGGLKRIKRLQTPLLATLLTPANLLTSIAFSMAHLYLRDPWTGLMVFFPSLLFGHFRDRYNHLAPSIGLHILFNAGYFWLFFNPATFG, encoded by the coding sequence GTGAGCAGACAACCAGCCCGACCCCTTGACCGGCTAATCCCTGATCCCCATCTCTGGGGAGCGCTTTTGGCTCCCCTGGGGGTTTGGGGGTGGTTGTGGAGTCAGGGGGGGGGCGAACATTTCCAACCGGGGTGGATTTTGATCCATCCCGGTATTTTTTTGGGGCAGGCGCTTCTCTATCCGGTTTTGGAAGAGTTGGTTTTCCGGGGGATGATGCAAGGGGGGCTCAAACGAATCAAAAGGCTGCAAACGCCTCTCCTGGCAACTCTCCTCACCCCGGCCAACCTGCTCACCTCCATCGCCTTCTCAATGGCTCACCTCTACCTCCGGGATCCCTGGACCGGGCTGATGGTATTTTTTCCCTCGCTCCTTTTCGGCCACTTCCGAGACCGCTACAACCATCTCGCTCCCAGCATCGGACTGCATATTTTATTCAATGCAGGCTATTTTTGGCTTTTCTTCAATCCAGCCACCTTTGGCTGA
- a CDS encoding MMPL family transporter has protein sequence MLERFSRGVIRLRWLIIPLTLILVAAAGSGVKNLRFDSDYRIFFSEENPQLLAFDALQNTYTKNDNVLFVLAPKGGDVFTGELLQAVVELTEESWQIPYSIRVDSLTNYQHTQAEEDDLIVADLVEDPLSLDQTALDRIRNIALNEPRLKNRTVSPQGDVTGVNVTIQLPGKRPDAEVPEVAAFARQIAEKLRNAHPDIEIHLTGMSMMNNAFPEASIKDMSTLIPGMFLVVILVLGTLLRSLWATVGTVLVIFLSIITAMGLTGWLGIGLSGPTSAAPTIILTMAVADSVHILITFLTALRRQGLNRKEALLESLRINMQPIFLTSLTTAIGFLSMNFGDVPPFRDLGNIVAMGVVAAFILSVTFLPALISLLPVKVSFSRTRTGMAMERLGDFVVQRRNGLLWGMSALALGLVACIPLNELNDEFVKYFSEEVEFRRATDFSSERLTGIYQIEYSIESGESNGVAKPDFLKDVDRFADWYRQQPEVIHVNTLTDTFKRLNRSMHGDDPAYYRLPEARDLAAQYLLLYEMSLPYGLDLNNQINVDKSATRFTATLQNISTNEVLALADRAKAWLQANLPPVMQAEGSSPTIMFAHIGKRNIQSMLTGATIALVLISGILIIALRSIKIGLISLIPNLVPMGMAFGFWGIVEGEVGLALSVVTGMTLGIVVDDSVHFLSKYLRARRENGGLSSAEAVRYAFANVGTALWVTSLVLVAGFFVLTFSSFKLNSGMGLLAGITISFALIADFLLLPPLLMKLED, from the coding sequence ATGTTGGAACGTTTTTCCCGAGGAGTCATTCGCCTGCGCTGGTTGATCATCCCTCTGACCCTGATTTTGGTGGCCGCAGCTGGGTCTGGGGTGAAAAATCTGCGATTTGACAGCGATTACCGGATCTTTTTCAGTGAAGAAAATCCCCAACTCCTGGCCTTCGATGCCCTGCAAAACACCTATACAAAAAATGACAATGTCCTCTTTGTGCTGGCCCCCAAGGGGGGGGATGTCTTTACCGGGGAACTACTCCAGGCGGTGGTGGAGTTGACCGAGGAGAGCTGGCAGATTCCCTACTCCATCCGGGTGGACTCCCTCACCAACTATCAGCACACCCAGGCCGAAGAGGATGACCTGATCGTCGCCGACCTGGTAGAGGATCCCCTCTCCCTGGATCAGACGGCCCTGGATCGCATTCGTAATATCGCCCTCAACGAACCCCGACTTAAAAACCGCACGGTCTCTCCCCAAGGAGATGTCACCGGGGTCAACGTCACCATCCAACTTCCCGGCAAACGGCCTGATGCGGAAGTACCGGAGGTGGCCGCCTTTGCTCGTCAGATAGCCGAAAAACTCCGCAACGCCCATCCCGATATTGAGATCCATCTTACCGGCATGTCCATGATGAACAACGCCTTTCCCGAGGCTTCCATCAAGGATATGTCCACACTGATTCCGGGAATGTTTTTGGTGGTGATCCTGGTATTGGGCACCCTGTTACGCTCCCTCTGGGCGACGGTGGGCACGGTGCTGGTTATCTTTTTGTCCATCATCACCGCCATGGGGCTTACCGGCTGGCTGGGCATCGGCCTCTCCGGCCCCACCTCTGCCGCTCCCACGATTATTTTGACCATGGCGGTAGCCGATAGCGTCCATATCCTGATCACCTTTCTCACCGCTCTGCGACGCCAAGGTTTGAATCGTAAAGAGGCGCTGCTTGAAAGCCTGCGCATCAACATGCAGCCGATTTTTTTGACCAGCCTTACCACAGCCATCGGCTTTTTGAGCATGAATTTTGGCGATGTTCCCCCCTTCCGGGATCTGGGCAATATCGTTGCCATGGGGGTGGTGGCGGCCTTCATACTGTCGGTCACCTTTTTGCCCGCCTTGATCTCCCTTTTGCCGGTCAAGGTCAGCTTTTCCCGCACCCGAACGGGGATGGCCATGGAGCGATTGGGGGATTTTGTGGTTCAGCGTCGTAACGGGCTTCTTTGGGGGATGTCGGCGCTCGCTCTGGGGTTGGTGGCTTGCATTCCCCTCAACGAACTGAACGACGAATTTGTCAAATATTTCAGTGAGGAAGTCGAATTTCGCCGGGCGACTGATTTTTCCTCGGAGCGGCTGACCGGCATCTATCAGATCGAATATTCCATAGAATCCGGTGAGAGCAACGGGGTGGCCAAGCCGGATTTTCTCAAGGATGTGGATCGTTTTGCCGACTGGTATCGCCAACAGCCGGAGGTGATCCACGTCAACACCCTGACCGACACCTTCAAGCGTTTGAACCGCAGCATGCATGGAGACGATCCCGCCTACTATCGACTCCCCGAGGCCAGGGATCTGGCGGCGCAATATCTCCTGCTCTATGAGATGTCCCTCCCCTATGGCCTGGATCTGAACAATCAGATCAACGTCGATAAATCCGCCACCCGCTTTACCGCGACCCTGCAAAACATCTCCACCAACGAAGTGCTCGCTCTGGCGGATCGGGCCAAGGCCTGGCTCCAGGCCAACCTGCCCCCGGTGATGCAGGCGGAAGGGTCGAGCCCCACGATCATGTTTGCCCATATCGGCAAGCGTAACATTCAGTCCATGCTCACAGGGGCCACCATCGCTCTGGTGCTGATCTCCGGGATTCTCATCATCGCCTTGCGCTCCATCAAAATCGGCCTGATCAGCCTGATACCCAACCTGGTCCCCATGGGCATGGCTTTCGGCTTTTGGGGCATCGTGGAGGGAGAGGTGGGGCTTGCCCTCTCAGTGGTGACCGGCATGACCCTCGGTATCGTGGTGGATGATTCGGTGCACTTTTTATCCAAATATCTGCGTGCCCGGCGTGAAAATGGCGGCCTCTCTTCGGCAGAGGCGGTGCGCTATGCCTTTGCCAATGTCGGTACCGCCCTTTGGGTCACCTCTCTGGTGCTGGTCGCCGGCTTTTTCGTGCTGACCTTTTCTTCCTTCAAACTCAACTCCGGCATGGGGCTGCTGGCCGGTATCACCATCTCCTTTGCCCTGATCGCTGATTTTCTGCTCCTGCCCCCACTGCTGATGAAACTGGAGGATTGA
- a CDS encoding type II toxin-antitoxin system HicA family toxin has protein sequence MGKNDKFILKARTNPSGLSFAEFENLLTISGWVFDRQSGSHRIWIAPDRTRLSIQNRKGMGKGYQVKQFLKIQEG, from the coding sequence ATGGGTAAAAATGACAAATTTATTTTGAAAGCTCGGACTAATCCAAGCGGGCTTTCTTTTGCTGAGTTTGAAAATCTACTTACGATATCTGGATGGGTTTTTGACCGGCAGTCAGGCAGTCATCGGATTTGGATTGCTCCGGATAGAACGCGGCTTTCCATCCAAAACCGAAAAGGGATGGGCAAAGGGTATCAAGTTAAGCAATTTTTAAAGATCCAGGAAGGTTGA
- the sixA gene encoding phosphohistidine phosphatase SixA, whose translation MPRQLLIMRHAKSAWDTNAPSDFERPLAKRGLRDAPRMGSWLKKQKLTPDLVISSPAERAKQTAQIVSKAMGLKKKRIQWDSRVYGAGTEDLLEILAELAKKNKSVILIGHNPGLEFLYAYLVGPEGMMGIDAGLIKTATVVQLEMPEDWNDLKSGSAKLITVQNPGDLPS comes from the coding sequence ATGCCCCGTCAGCTACTCATTATGCGCCACGCAAAGTCGGCCTGGGACACCAATGCCCCCAGTGACTTTGAACGTCCACTGGCCAAACGTGGACTACGGGACGCCCCAAGGATGGGCAGCTGGCTGAAAAAACAGAAGCTGACCCCTGATCTGGTGATCAGCTCTCCAGCAGAGCGGGCCAAGCAGACCGCCCAAATCGTCTCCAAGGCCATGGGCCTCAAAAAAAAGCGGATCCAGTGGGATTCCCGGGTTTATGGGGCGGGCACCGAAGATCTTCTGGAAATTCTGGCTGAACTTGCCAAAAAAAACAAATCAGTCATCCTGATCGGCCACAACCCTGGTCTGGAGTTTCTCTACGCCTATCTGGTGGGGCCGGAAGGAATGATGGGCATTGATGCGGGTCTCATCAAAACCGCCACAGTCGTACAACTGGAAATGCCCGAAGACTGGAACGACCTGAAATCCGGTTCAGCCAAGCTGATAACGGTGCAAAACCCCGGAGATCTGCCCAGCTGA
- a CDS encoding chemotaxis protein CheX has protein sequence MMDISIGAGFTTRGRWLGYFPVGGFSRTAGCIRSRVGGAFVLEKQIATIIVEAVKEITSAYLFMEIEAGPAINKPIDDTYRPPNSEATALIGLDGGLQGGIFLSAPEHMADYLASAMAGEELNNFDEMVRDAFGEIANMIAGGIQTNLSTELGAIELSPPSIISHGDAEATYQGYNRSVRQFFKTDSGPFFVEVFYT, from the coding sequence ATGATGGATATTTCAATAGGTGCAGGCTTTACCACTCGGGGGAGGTGGTTGGGCTATTTTCCTGTGGGCGGCTTCAGCCGAACGGCAGGGTGCATCAGAAGCCGTGTTGGGGGGGCGTTCGTTTTGGAAAAGCAGATAGCGACGATTATTGTCGAAGCCGTTAAAGAGATCACCTCCGCCTATCTCTTTATGGAAATAGAAGCAGGCCCTGCTATCAACAAACCCATCGACGACACCTATCGTCCACCAAACTCAGAAGCCACTGCCTTGATCGGATTGGATGGCGGCCTTCAGGGAGGCATTTTTCTTTCGGCCCCGGAGCACATGGCAGATTATCTGGCCAGCGCCATGGCCGGAGAGGAGTTGAACAATTTTGATGAAATGGTTCGGGACGCCTTTGGGGAGATCGCCAACATGATTGCTGGCGGCATTCAAACCAATCTCTCCACTGAACTGGGCGCCATTGAACTATCCCCCCCCTCCATCATCTCCCATGGGGATGCCGAGGCGACCTACCAAGGCTATAACCGCAGTGTCCGGCAATTTTTCAAAACCGATTCCGGCCCCTTCTTCGTGGAAGTTTTCTACACCTGA
- a CDS encoding outer membrane lipoprotein-sorting protein has translation MKRIAWLFILALLPLSPLSAEAQTPEEKGLAIAREADLRDTGFADQSNQMVMTLKNRHGESSVRHMRLKVLEVEGDGDKSLSIFNRPRDIKGTAMLTFSHATEPDDQWMYLPALKRVKRISSRNKSGPFMGSEFAFEDLGSQEVEKYTYRWLRDEPLDGRDCFVIERIPAYKHSGYTSQTVWLDKQMYQPLKVDYFDRKKALLKTQTFGEYRQYLDQFWRAHDIHMVNHQTGKSTHLEWSDVQFKTGLSERDFNRNSLKRAK, from the coding sequence ATGAAACGTATTGCCTGGCTTTTTATACTCGCTCTTTTGCCCCTCTCGCCCCTCTCCGCCGAGGCTCAAACCCCTGAGGAAAAGGGGCTTGCCATCGCCCGGGAAGCGGATCTGCGGGATACCGGATTTGCTGATCAGAGCAACCAGATGGTCATGACCCTGAAAAACCGCCATGGGGAGAGCAGTGTTCGCCACATGCGGCTCAAAGTGCTGGAAGTAGAGGGGGATGGGGACAAAAGCCTCTCCATTTTCAACCGCCCCCGGGATATCAAAGGCACCGCCATGCTCACTTTTTCCCACGCCACCGAGCCGGACGACCAGTGGATGTATCTCCCCGCCTTGAAAAGGGTCAAACGCATCTCCTCCCGCAACAAGTCCGGCCCCTTCATGGGCAGCGAGTTTGCCTTTGAGGATCTGGGCAGCCAGGAGGTCGAAAAATATACCTACCGCTGGCTTCGGGACGAACCCCTGGATGGTCGGGACTGCTTTGTCATCGAGCGGATTCCAGCCTACAAACATTCCGGCTACACCAGCCAGACCGTTTGGTTGGACAAACAGATGTATCAACCCTTGAAGGTGGACTATTTTGACCGCAAAAAAGCCCTGCTCAAGACCCAGACCTTTGGGGAATATCGCCAATATCTGGATCAATTTTGGCGGGCCCATGACATCCACATGGTCAATCATCAAACCGGCAAATCCACCCATCTCGAATGGTCGGATGTGCAGTTCAAGACCGGCCTGTCTGAGCGGGATTTTAATCGCAACAGCCTGAAGCGGGCCAAATAA
- a CDS encoding SCO family protein — protein sequence MATSEKAAFENGGGGRKKVIFGIFLIGLNLAWLFVLALPVFNGDGDGFLTTNRRIQAPFLDRSPHAGEVVYFGFVGCDVACPVALNALARAYEPFSGENPTASVGVTFVNLAANHHPELNDMADSYAKAFHPDFRGVDLPPMELKQMARQFGVYATPSLADPYQVGHGGFIYFLRRAASQWAFVSTYLVYPPQSEALLGAMKSL from the coding sequence ATGGCCACTTCGGAAAAGGCAGCGTTTGAAAATGGTGGCGGGGGGCGAAAAAAGGTCATTTTTGGCATTTTTTTGATTGGACTCAACCTGGCGTGGCTTTTTGTATTGGCCCTGCCGGTTTTTAATGGTGACGGCGATGGTTTTCTCACCACCAACCGACGCATTCAAGCCCCTTTTCTGGATCGTTCCCCCCATGCCGGGGAGGTGGTCTATTTTGGTTTCGTGGGGTGTGATGTCGCTTGCCCCGTAGCCCTCAATGCCCTGGCCCGGGCTTACGAGCCGTTTTCAGGGGAAAATCCGACAGCATCGGTCGGGGTTACTTTCGTTAACCTGGCAGCCAATCATCATCCGGAACTAAACGATATGGCCGACTCCTATGCCAAGGCCTTTCACCCCGATTTTCGGGGAGTGGATCTGCCGCCGATGGAGCTTAAGCAGATGGCACGACAGTTTGGTGTCTATGCCACCCCCTCCCTGGCCGACCCCTATCAGGTGGGGCATGGGGGCTTTATCTATTTTTTGCGCAGGGCTGCCAGCCAATGGGCGTTTGTCTCCACATATCTGGTCTATCCCCCCCAATCCGAGGCGCTGCTGGGGGCAATGAAATCCCTTTAG